A region from the Acetoanaerobium noterae genome encodes:
- a CDS encoding single-stranded DNA-binding protein produces the protein MNFVFMIGKVISKPYILSSNNIQKATSYFSIEVEMNEPKSSYRIDKFSIVAYGALAIYIKENLIIGDTLVLKGYLKNRELKNSGNSKRTITEIVAEHIRIIKNSDESTKNKPFKIIKYDDDIPEFLRVNSDPEWKRTLDEAPY, from the coding sequence ATGAATTTTGTTTTTATGATTGGTAAAGTTATTTCGAAACCATATATATTATCATCAAATAATATTCAAAAGGCAACTTCATATTTTTCTATAGAAGTAGAAATGAATGAACCAAAAAGTAGTTATAGAATCGATAAATTTTCTATAGTTGCATATGGAGCATTAGCTATTTATATAAAGGAAAATTTAATAATAGGGGACACTTTGGTTTTAAAAGGTTATTTAAAAAATAGAGAATTAAAAAATAGTGGTAATTCAAAAAGAACAATAACTGAAATTGTTGCAGAGCATATTAGAATTATAAAAAACAGTGACGAATCCACTAAGAACAAACCTTTTAAGATTATAAAATATGATGATGATATTCCTGAGTTTCTTAGAGTTAATTCTGATCCTGAATGGAAAAGAACACTTGATGAAGCACCTTATTAA